The genome window TGCGGGTCGCGTGTCACATGCAGCGAACCGCGGTCGGCAAATATCTCGGTATATAATTGGTAGCGCCGCGCGGTCTGCTCGTGGCTGCCGGACGCGCGGGGATCCTTTGCAACAGCCTGAATCAAGCGGTCGGCGATGTGGAATTCGCCGCCGTCTCGCGCCCAAAGGTGAAAATGCGCCAGCTCGTGTCCGATAACGGATTTGAGTTCCTCCTCGCGCAACAGGGAAAAAACCGGGCCGGAGAATACAATGTGTCCCTGGCCGCGAATGTAACAGAGGGCGGCGTTCAACTGCGGATTATTTTGCGCCTGGTAAAGCGTGACGGGGATGTCGAGCTGCAGCCGCGCCTTGGCATCATCCAGATGTTGATGAAGCCCCGGGTGTGTTTCTCGATCGAGGCGGTACGTGGATTTGAGCAAATCCATGCGCAGCGTTTCGGTGTCATTCGCCTGGGCTTGTGCCGAGGAAAACCAATCCCACAGTTCTCGTTCGTGAGACTTGAGGTAATCTCTCACCTCCACATGATACGCCAGCGGTTCCAGCATGAGCTCAGGTTCGTCCACGCGTGCATTCAACCGGATCCGCCAAGGCAGGTCAAACAACGGACGCGCCGCGCTGCCTGCGGAGGAGCGGCTTGCAATCGAACCGCAGGATCGCGTCACTCCCGA of Verrucomicrobiia bacterium contains these proteins:
- a CDS encoding SprT-like domain-containing protein; translated protein: MTRSCGSIASRSSAGSAARPLFDLPWRIRLNARVDEPELMLEPLAYHVEVRDYLKSHERELWDWFSSAQAQANDTETLRMDLLKSTYRLDRETHPGLHQHLDDAKARLQLDIPVTLYQAQNNPQLNAALCYIRGQGHIVFSGPVFSLLREEELKSVIGHELAHFHLWARDGGEFHIADRLIQAVAKDPRASGSHEQTARRYQLYTEIFADRGSLHVTRDPHPVVAGLVKIGTGLQEVSAAGYLKQAEEIFANGNVATDGISHPETFIRARALALWQEKRQHASDDISAMIEGAGTIDDLDLIGQKRLAAATRGVLERLLRPKWFQTTAALGHARMFFDDFHPGTNGEAAWGDALKSRDRSVREYLCYLLLDFVTVDPDLDELPLAAALELSREMQLEEPFEKLAAKELKMRARDVRRIRENAAAMLANAEAGHE